A window of Hyperolius riggenbachi isolate aHypRig1 chromosome 1, aHypRig1.pri, whole genome shotgun sequence contains these coding sequences:
- the LOC137542272 gene encoding zinc finger MYM-type protein 6-like, translating to MDRFLIRSSGSKDGSHNDVVIESSVSEDEPVTRKKKSDSEHTSMSLPPKTRKYDDMYLAYGFTSNNSVPPQPLCVICGETLSNHSMKPSMLKRHLVTKHPSVKEKPVDFFKRKRDSMTKSSSAMKSYSTTSKQALQASFDIAHMVAKTKKPHTVAESLIIPAAVRIAEIMFGKAEVDKIKTIPHSNDTISRRIEDMGDDIIKQISEKIILQKQFALQIDESTDISNSAQLMIFVRYIDDDSENGIQEEIFGCKELDTTTTGEEIFNALNKHILEKELSWEWCVSVCTDGAAAMVGRKSGLVSRLKALNPSIKWNHCIIHRQALASKRLSRELSCVLDVAVKIVNFIKARALNSRLFRALCRDMGADHITVLLHTEVRWLSRGRLLNRLLELRNEVTVFLRNMNSDFLSYFEDEMWLCKLAYLSDIFDKINDLNLQLQGFTTNIFMLEDRIKAFRKKIKFWRSKVEAGNVTSFPQLMEFSEENYISPTENVKEIIKEHLTNLESHFEHYFPSVEENDRQKLWILNPFDENAIMEAGVPDDAKEKLFELSSDSTLKPRQQECPENITGFWHRLKREYPQLRKMALAELLPFASTYLCESSFSHLTTLKTKMRNRLSPESDLIVGISSLNPRFEKLISAKKAQVSH from the coding sequence AGATCTTCTGGCTCAAAAGATGGTTCTCATAATGATGTAGTCATAGAGAGTTCTGTGTCAGAAGATGAACCAGTtactagaaaaaaaaagagtgataGTGAACATACAAGCATGTCACTACCGCCCAAAACACGGAAATATGATGACATGTACCTAGCTTATGGATTTACATCAAATAACAGTGTCCCACCTCAGCCTCTATGTGTGATATGTGGAGAAACCCTATCAAACCATTCTATGAAACCCTCCATGTTAAAAAGGCACCTTGTTACTAAACACCCTTCAGTGAAGGAAAAGCCAGTTGATTTCTTTAAGAGAAAACGGGATAGCATGACAAAGTCAAGTTCAGCTATGAAGTCTTACTCCACAACATCAAAACAAGCTCTCCAAGCCTCCTTTGACATTGCGCACATGgtggcaaaaacaaaaaaacctcacACTGTTGCAGAAAGTCTTATCATTCCCGCTGCGGTAAGAATAGCTGAAATCATGTTTGGAAAAGCTGAAGTTGACAAAATTAAGACCATTCCACATTCCAACGATACGATTTCCAGAAGAATTGAAGACATGGGAGACGACATCATTAAGCAGATATCTGAGAAGATAATCTTGCAAAAACAGTTTGCTTTACAGATAGACGAATCTACAGACATTTCCAATTCTGCTCAGTTAATGATATTTGTACGGTATATTGATGATGACAGTGAGAATGGAATACAAGAAGAAATATTTGGCTGTAAGGAACTTGATACAACAACAACTGGAGAGGAGATTTTTAATGCACTGAACAAGCACATTTTGGAAAAGGAACTGTCTTGGGAATGGTGTGTCTCTGTGTGCacggatggagcagcagccatgGTAGGCCGGAAGAGTGGACTTGTAAGCCGCCTTAAAGCTTTAAATCCTTCCATAAAGTGGAATCATTGCATTATTCATCGACAGGCTCTTGCGTCAAAACGACTGAGCAGAGAGCTAAGTTGCGTACTGGATGTTGCTGTGAAAATCGTCAACTTTATAAAGGCAAGAGCTTTAAATTCACGTCTTTTTCGTGCATTGTGTCGTGATATGGGAGCTGATCATATCACAGTTTTACTTCACACAGAGGTTCGATGGTTATCACGTGGGAGGCTTCTGAATCGACTGCTTGAATTAAGAAATGAAGTCACTGTTTTCCTAAGAAATATGAATAGTGATTTCTTAAGTTATTTTGAAGATGAGATGTGGCTTTGCAAACTTGCCTACCTAAGTGacatttttgacaaaattaatgaTTTGAACCTTCAACTACAGGGGTTTACTACCAACATTTTTATGCTGGAAGATAGAATCAAAGCCTTTAGGAAGAAAATTAAGTTTTGGAGAAGCAAAGTTGAAGCTGGAAATGTAACTTCTTTCCCACAGCTCATGGAATTCAGTGAAGAAAACTACATCTCTCCGACTGAGAATGTTAAAGAGATCATCAAAGAACATTTGACCAAtctggagtcacattttgaacatTACTTTCCAAGTGTTGAAGAGAATGATAGACAAAAACTTTGGATTCTTAATCCTTTTGATGAGAATGCCATTATGGAAGCTGGGGTTCCAGATGATGCAAAGGAAAAACTGTTTGAGCTTTCTTCAGACAGTACATTAAAACCAAGACAACAAGAGTGTCCAGAAAACATTACCGGATTTTGGCACAGGCTGAAGAGAGAATACCCACAGTTAAGAAAAATGGCTCTTGCTgaactcctcccctttgcttcaacATACTTATGTGAATCCAGCTTTTCACATCTCACAACTCTGAAAACTAAAATGAGAAACCGCCTGTCTCCAGAAAGCGACCTTATTGTGGGCATCAGTTCCCTGAATCCAAGATTTGAGAAATTAATTTCTGCCAAGAAAGCCCAGGTTTCTCACTAA